One Solanum pennellii chromosome 10, SPENNV200 genomic region harbors:
- the LOC107032748 gene encoding agamous-like MADS-box protein AGL80 → MALIVYSPYSDEPKVFPNLVAATNTFQKFKELEALERSKNMVTKEEFTKKRIKKLQKKLLKIRKENRIKEMTNEMHEVLNGKIISIDMNLFYLNDLSYVIKKNVLLIRKIMEKNDGDEGSTSNVPQSTPSITMTSIMSSPIIDPPFTSMTPQMDPLAEIPSVGASIPMDNYQNSIDISQSPSFIDLLNLNDDDFVTLLDDLSLSNASDQDSNPSNNK, encoded by the coding sequence ATGGCTCTTATCGTATATAGTCCTTATAGTGATGAACCTAAGGTGTTTCCCAATCTTGTTGCAGCAACCAACACTTTTCAAAAGTTTAAAGAATTGGAAGCATTGGAGAGATCAAAAAATATGGTCACAAAGGAAGAATTCACCAAGAAAAGAATCAAGAAGTTGCAGAAAAAACTACTAAAGataagaaaggaaaataggaTCAAGGAAATGACAAATGAGATGCATGAAGTGTTGAATGGAAAAATTATTTCCATTGACATGAATCTTTTCTATCTCAATGATCTAAGTTATGTTATTAAGAAGAACGTTCTATTAATACGTAAAATAATGGAAAAGAATGATGGTGACGAGGGGTCTACATCAAATGTCCCTCAATCAACTCCTTCAATAACAATGACATCTATTATGTCTTCCCCAATTATAGATCCTCCATTTACTTCTATGACACCGCAAATGGATCCTTTAGCTGAGATCCCCTCAGTGGGTGCATCAATTCCAATGGATAACTACCAGAACTCTATAGACATTTCACAAAGTCCATCATTTATTGATTTACTCAACTtgaatgatgatgattttgTCACTTTGTTGGATGACCTTTCACTAAGTAATGCTAGTGATCAAGATTCAAACCCCTCCAATAACAAGTAA